One window from the genome of Serinibacter salmoneus encodes:
- a CDS encoding nitrilase-related carbon-nitrogen hydrolase encodes MRVAVGQLDARHGSTPQGRAAALRAALDAVDQARAAGADLLVLPEYAPGWESRPVAALAEDEDGPYLTALREAAHGMTLVVGLVLPAENGRARNVSVVLQGAAEGTRARVVGRYAKVHLYDAYGARESDLFDAGDPAADGAPLVIEVAGPEGDPVRVGVLTCYDLRFPEAARALTDGAGGCDVIVLGAAWAAGEGKADQLRTLVRARAIENTAYVALASQAGRGRVGGSAVIDPRGVVLAEVGPGSDAGCVGAPGDDVAPGAARIAVADVDLADLARVREVSPVLAHRRYRVVAREA; translated from the coding sequence GTGAGGGTCGCCGTCGGGCAGCTCGACGCGCGCCACGGCTCCACGCCGCAGGGCCGCGCCGCAGCCCTGCGCGCCGCTCTCGATGCCGTCGACCAGGCGCGAGCGGCCGGAGCGGACCTGCTCGTGCTGCCGGAGTACGCCCCCGGGTGGGAGTCGCGGCCGGTCGCGGCGCTCGCCGAGGACGAGGACGGCCCCTACCTGACGGCGCTGCGAGAGGCCGCGCACGGGATGACCCTCGTGGTGGGCCTCGTGCTCCCGGCCGAGAACGGCCGCGCCCGCAATGTCTCCGTGGTGCTGCAGGGTGCGGCCGAGGGGACGCGTGCCCGGGTGGTGGGCCGGTACGCCAAGGTGCACCTGTATGACGCCTACGGCGCCCGTGAGTCGGACCTGTTCGACGCCGGTGACCCCGCCGCGGACGGCGCACCGCTCGTGATCGAGGTGGCCGGGCCGGAGGGTGACCCGGTGCGGGTGGGCGTCCTGACCTGCTACGACCTGCGCTTCCCCGAGGCCGCGCGGGCGCTCACGGACGGCGCGGGCGGCTGCGACGTGATCGTGCTGGGTGCCGCGTGGGCCGCGGGCGAGGGCAAGGCCGACCAGTTGCGCACCCTGGTGCGGGCGCGGGCGATCGAGAACACCGCCTACGTGGCGCTCGCCAGCCAGGCCGGCCGCGGCCGGGTGGGCGGTTCCGCGGTGATCGATCCGCGGGGCGTGGTGCTGGCCGAGGTCGGACCCGGCAGCGACGCCGGGTGCGTCGGGGCGCCGGGGGACGACGTGGCGCCGGGTGCCGCGCGGATCGCGGTGGCCGACGTCGACCTCGCCGACC
- the mca gene encoding mycothiol conjugate amidase Mca → MAVHAHPDDESSKGAGTMARYAAQGAEVLVVTCTGGERGDVLNPRLQHDPRAQEDLPALRREEMAAAKAALGVEQVWLGFVDSGLPEGDPLPPLPPGCFALAPLEETSRALVAHLRSFRPHVVLTYDENGGYPHPDHIMTHVVTMAAIEAAADPAAFPELGEPWEVPKVYYHVSFSRDRLLALHEAMGAEGIESPFGDWVARWDGRGSRTVTARIDVHEFFPQRDAALLAHATQIDPDGFFFAVPREIEARVWPWEEFELVRTTLAGQATAAAGAPAVEDLEDDLFAGVTL, encoded by the coding sequence ATGGCTGTGCACGCCCACCCCGATGACGAGTCGAGCAAGGGGGCGGGCACGATGGCGCGCTACGCGGCGCAGGGCGCCGAGGTGCTGGTGGTGACCTGCACCGGGGGGGAGCGCGGCGACGTGCTCAACCCGCGGTTGCAGCACGACCCGCGCGCGCAGGAGGACCTCCCCGCGCTGCGGCGCGAGGAGATGGCGGCGGCCAAGGCCGCGCTCGGGGTGGAGCAGGTATGGCTCGGCTTCGTCGACTCCGGCCTTCCCGAGGGCGACCCGCTGCCACCGCTGCCGCCGGGGTGCTTCGCCCTTGCGCCGCTGGAGGAGACCTCGCGGGCGCTCGTGGCGCACCTGCGCTCCTTCCGACCGCACGTGGTGCTCACCTACGACGAGAACGGCGGCTACCCGCATCCCGACCACATCATGACCCACGTGGTCACGATGGCCGCGATCGAGGCGGCTGCCGACCCCGCGGCCTTCCCCGAACTCGGCGAGCCGTGGGAGGTGCCCAAGGTGTACTACCACGTGTCCTTCTCCCGCGACCGGCTCCTGGCGCTGCACGAGGCGATGGGGGCCGAGGGCATCGAGTCCCCGTTCGGGGACTGGGTGGCGCGCTGGGACGGGCGCGGATCGCGCACCGTGACCGCGCGCATCGACGTCCACGAGTTCTTCCCCCAGCGTGATGCCGCGCTGCTGGCGCACGCCACCCAGATCGACCCGGACGGCTTCTTCTTCGCCGTCCCGCGCGAGATCGAGGCCCGGGTGTGGCCCTGGGAGGAGTTCGAACTGGTGCGCACCACCTTGGCAGGGCAGGCCACCGCCGCGGCCGGCGCCCCCGCGGTGGAGGACCTCGAGGACGATCTGTTCGCGGGGGTGACCCTGTGA
- a CDS encoding DUF4307 domain-containing protein, which yields MSRPRPDQPDDAAAARERYLERRYGRANNARDTTDGRSRTAWALSSVVAVVVGAVAVYLALGSSEPGITLSQASYSTPSDSLMEITVTAYREDPSQAWTCAFEALDASRAQVGVVLVDIPPSEQASEVLTVEVPTLARGEIGRAVDNGCYPA from the coding sequence GTGAGCCGACCCCGCCCGGACCAGCCCGACGACGCCGCCGCAGCCCGCGAGCGCTACCTCGAGCGGCGCTACGGGCGCGCGAACAACGCCCGGGACACCACCGATGGCCGGTCCCGCACCGCATGGGCGCTCAGCAGCGTGGTGGCCGTGGTGGTCGGCGCGGTGGCGGTGTATCTCGCGCTCGGGTCCTCCGAGCCCGGCATCACGCTCTCCCAGGCCTCCTACTCCACGCCGTCGGACTCCCTCATGGAGATCACCGTGACCGCCTACCGGGAGGACCCCTCCCAGGCCTGGACGTGCGCATTCGAGGCGCTGGACGCCTCCCGCGCGCAGGTCGGGGTGGTCCTGGTGGACATCCCCCCGAGCGAGCAGGCCAGCGAGGTCCTCACGGTGGAGGTCCCCACCCTGGCACGCGGCGAGATCGGGCGCGCCGTGGACAACGGGTGCTACCCCGCCTGA
- the greA gene encoding transcription elongation factor GreA — protein sequence MPETTWLTKDAYDRLKNELDYLSGPGRSEITARIEQARSEGDLKENGGYHAAREEQGKAEARIRQLQEILRNAEVGDAPPDDGVVEPGMVVTAVVGGEEMEFLFGSRESAQGVDIDVFSPSSALGAAINGKKAGDSTAYTTPRGAEIPVEIKAAKPFSA from the coding sequence GTGCCTGAGACAACCTGGCTCACCAAGGATGCCTACGACCGTCTGAAGAACGAGCTGGACTACCTGTCCGGCCCCGGACGCAGCGAGATCACGGCCCGCATCGAGCAGGCCCGCTCCGAGGGCGACCTGAAGGAGAACGGCGGCTACCACGCCGCTCGCGAGGAGCAGGGCAAGGCCGAGGCCCGCATCCGCCAACTCCAGGAGATCCTGCGCAACGCCGAGGTCGGCGACGCCCCGCCGGACGACGGCGTGGTGGAGCCGGGCATGGTCGTCACCGCCGTGGTGGGCGGGGAGGAGATGGAGTTCCTCTTCGGTTCCCGCGAGTCCGCCCAGGGTGTGGACATCGACGTGTTCTCCCCCTCCTCGGCGCTCGGTGCCGCGATCAACGGCAAGAAGGCCGGCGACAGCACCGCCTACACCACGCCGCGTGGCGCGGAGATCCCGGTCGAGATCAAGGCCGCGAAGCCGTTCAGCGCCTGA
- the ilvA gene encoding threonine ammonia-lyase, with product MAHLDPDHPARPVLEADVRAAREIVDPVVHRTPMQSSEAFSDLAGARVMLKCEHLQRTGSFKVRGALVRLARLAPEQRERGVVAASAGNHAQGVAYAARRLGIDAVVHMPADAALPKVEATESYGARVVLGGDRVEDAMARARAQAEAEGRTYIHPFDHPDVVAGQGTVGLEILEQVPDVGTVLVPAGGGGLVAGIRAALPDSVRVVAVQAERASAWAPSLAAGHPVRVHTGRTMADGIAVAEPGAVPLAVMAGRDVRVVTVSEEDISRTVLALAERAKQVVEPAGAAGLAALVTRRGELADVIDHGRPVVAVLSGGNVDPIVLRKVFRYGMAAAGRYLHLRCTLTDRPGLLAGLLAVVAEAGADVVTVSHVRTGPGLGVDETAVDLEVVTKGRSHAQETLERVRDAGYGAVER from the coding sequence GTGGCACACCTCGACCCCGACCACCCCGCTCGCCCCGTGCTGGAAGCGGACGTCCGCGCCGCCCGCGAGATCGTCGATCCGGTGGTGCACCGCACCCCGATGCAGTCCAGCGAGGCGTTCTCCGACCTCGCCGGCGCCCGCGTGATGCTCAAGTGCGAGCACCTGCAGCGCACCGGCTCCTTCAAGGTGCGGGGGGCGCTGGTGCGTCTCGCGCGGCTTGCGCCCGAGCAGCGCGAGCGGGGCGTGGTCGCGGCCTCCGCGGGCAATCACGCCCAGGGCGTGGCCTACGCCGCCCGCCGGCTGGGGATCGACGCCGTGGTCCACATGCCCGCGGATGCCGCCCTGCCGAAGGTGGAGGCCACCGAGTCCTACGGCGCCCGCGTGGTGCTGGGAGGCGACCGGGTGGAGGACGCCATGGCACGCGCCCGGGCGCAGGCCGAGGCGGAGGGTCGCACCTACATCCACCCGTTCGACCACCCGGACGTGGTGGCAGGCCAGGGAACGGTGGGGCTGGAGATCCTCGAGCAGGTGCCCGACGTGGGAACCGTGCTGGTACCCGCCGGCGGCGGCGGGTTGGTCGCGGGGATCCGCGCCGCGCTCCCTGACTCGGTGCGGGTGGTGGCGGTGCAGGCCGAGCGGGCCTCGGCGTGGGCGCCGAGCCTCGCCGCCGGGCATCCCGTGCGGGTGCACACCGGCCGCACCATGGCGGACGGTATCGCGGTGGCCGAGCCAGGTGCGGTGCCGCTGGCGGTGATGGCGGGGCGGGACGTGCGCGTGGTGACGGTCTCGGAGGAGGACATCTCCCGCACCGTGCTCGCCCTGGCCGAACGTGCCAAGCAGGTGGTGGAGCCCGCCGGAGCGGCGGGCCTGGCGGCGCTCGTGACCCGGCGTGGCGAACTCGCGGACGTGATCGACCACGGCCGCCCGGTGGTCGCGGTGCTCTCGGGCGGCAACGTCGACCCGATCGTGCTGCGCAAGGTCTTCCGATACGGCATGGCCGCCGCCGGGCGCTACCTGCACCTGCGCTGCACCCTGACCGACCGGCCAGGTCTTCTGGCCGGGCTGCTGGCGGTGGTCGCCGAGGCCGGCGCCGATGTGGTGACGGTCTCCCACGTGCGCACCGGACCGGGGCTGGGGGTCGATGAGACCGCCGTGGACCTCGAGGTGGTCACCAAGGGACGCAGCCACGCCCAGGAGACCCTGGAGCGGGTGCGGGATGCGGGGTACGGCGCCGTCGAGCGATGA
- the msrA gene encoding peptide-methionine (S)-S-oxide reductase MsrA, with product MFFRQAPTMVTADEALPGREEPAFTVPGVHRVLGTPLRGPWPEGTEQLYVAMGCFWGEEKHFWQLPGVVTTAVGYMGGFTPNPTYEETCTGRTGHTETVMIAYDPAAISIEQLLEVFWTQHDPTQVFRQGNDRGTQYRSAIYWTTPEQAKAIEASAAAYQPRLTAAGYGEIATEIRDAREAGPFWYAEGYHQQYLVANPNGYCPVHATGVTF from the coding sequence ATGTTCTTCCGCCAGGCCCCCACCATGGTCACCGCCGACGAGGCCCTGCCCGGCCGCGAGGAGCCCGCCTTCACCGTCCCGGGCGTGCACCGCGTGCTCGGCACGCCGCTGCGTGGCCCGTGGCCCGAGGGCACCGAGCAGCTCTACGTGGCCATGGGGTGTTTCTGGGGTGAGGAGAAGCACTTCTGGCAGCTGCCCGGGGTGGTGACCACCGCCGTCGGCTACATGGGCGGCTTCACGCCGAACCCGACCTACGAGGAGACCTGCACCGGGCGCACCGGGCACACCGAGACCGTGATGATCGCCTACGACCCGGCCGCGATCAGCATCGAGCAGCTGCTCGAGGTGTTCTGGACGCAGCACGACCCCACGCAGGTCTTCCGCCAGGGCAACGACCGCGGCACCCAATACCGCTCGGCGATCTACTGGACCACGCCCGAGCAGGCGAAGGCCATCGAGGCCTCGGCCGCCGCGTACCAGCCGCGACTGACGGCCGCCGGATACGGCGAGATCGCCACGGAGATCCGCGACGCGCGCGAGGCCGGACCCTTCTGGTACGCCGAGGGTTACCACCAGCAGTACCTGGTGGCGAACCCGAACGGGTACTGCCCGGTGCACGCCACCGGCGTCACGTTCTAG